In a genomic window of Streptomyces koelreuteriae:
- a CDS encoding proline-rich domain-containing protein produces the protein MNDTPGWASPGSAPSDGQQPDPSGAAEPTDRPVPAQPADQPGQAGQAPQGPGPQWSKDQPPPAQWSAPSGPTVPGQAPPPPPAGPGWGTQPPGGHGPAGHGPAGPGGYGPPGPYGGWGSGWGGPPPAAKPGIIPLRPLGVGEILDGAVSTMRTYWRTVLGISLTVAVLTEIIVVLFQGLVLDDSSTQALNDPSATLSELSRAMSDALLNSTVVFVISLVGTVIATALLTTVTSRAVLGKPVTIGEAWRDARPQILKLFGLICLLLLITAGIVTAGTLPGILITASGSTGPGVALTVLGVIGAGVVALWLMIRFSLASPALMLEKQGIKKAMSRSTKLVQGTWWRIFGIQLLATIIANVVASIIVIPFTFLAAALSGDGITGWLNSGSSGLGWTFLMVSGIGAVIGSMITFPITAGVTVLLYIDQRIRREALDLELARAAGVQGYGPNAPGTTPGS, from the coding sequence ATGAACGACACTCCGGGCTGGGCCTCGCCCGGATCCGCCCCGTCCGACGGGCAGCAGCCGGACCCGTCCGGCGCTGCCGAGCCCACCGACCGCCCCGTCCCCGCGCAGCCCGCGGACCAGCCCGGCCAAGCGGGCCAGGCCCCGCAGGGCCCCGGCCCGCAGTGGTCCAAGGACCAGCCGCCACCCGCCCAGTGGTCCGCCCCCAGCGGCCCCACCGTCCCCGGCCAGGCTCCCCCGCCCCCGCCGGCCGGCCCGGGTTGGGGCACCCAGCCCCCCGGCGGCCACGGCCCGGCCGGACACGGCCCCGCAGGCCCCGGCGGCTACGGACCCCCCGGGCCCTACGGCGGCTGGGGAAGCGGCTGGGGCGGCCCCCCGCCCGCCGCCAAGCCCGGCATCATCCCGCTGCGCCCCCTCGGCGTGGGCGAGATCCTCGACGGCGCCGTCTCGACCATGCGCACCTACTGGCGCACCGTCCTCGGCATCTCCCTGACCGTCGCGGTCCTCACCGAGATCATCGTCGTCCTGTTCCAGGGCCTCGTCCTCGACGACTCCAGCACCCAGGCCCTCAACGACCCCAGCGCCACCCTCAGCGAGCTGAGCCGCGCCATGAGCGACGCCCTGCTCAACTCCACCGTCGTCTTCGTGATTTCCCTGGTCGGCACCGTCATCGCGACCGCACTGCTCACCACCGTCACCAGCCGCGCCGTACTCGGCAAGCCAGTGACCATCGGCGAGGCCTGGCGGGACGCCCGCCCTCAGATCCTCAAACTGTTCGGCCTCATCTGCCTGCTGCTGCTCATCACCGCCGGCATCGTCACCGCCGGCACCCTGCCCGGCATCCTCATCACCGCCTCCGGAAGCACCGGGCCGGGCGTCGCCCTCACCGTCCTGGGCGTCATCGGCGCCGGCGTCGTCGCCCTCTGGCTGATGATCCGCTTCTCCCTGGCCTCGCCCGCCCTGATGCTGGAGAAGCAGGGCATCAAGAAGGCCATGAGCCGCTCCACGAAGCTCGTCCAGGGCACCTGGTGGCGGATCTTCGGCATCCAGCTGCTCGCCACGATCATCGCGAACGTCGTCGCCTCGATCATCGTCATCCCGTTCACCTTCCTCGCCGCGGCCCTCAGCGGCGACGGCATCACCGGCTGGCTCAACAGCGGCAGCTCCGGTCTCGGCTGGACCTTCCTCATGGTCAGCGGCATCGGCGCGGTGATCGGCTCCATGATCACCTTCCCGATCACGGCCGGCGTCACCGTGCTGCTTTACATCGACCAGCGCATCCGCCGCGAGGCCCTCGACCTCGAACTGGCCCGCGCCGCAGGCGTCCAGGGCTACGGCCCCAACGCCCCCGGCACCACCCCGGGGAGCTGA
- the mtnA gene encoding S-methyl-5-thioribose-1-phosphate isomerase yields the protein MADQYAHSGEDKRPTEIPAIRWEEPPEGPVLVLLDQTRLPAEEVELVCTDASALVEAIRSLAVRGAPLLGIAGAYGVALAAVRGFDVDEAAASLASARPTAVNLALGVRRAHSAHEAALAKGGDVRQAASAALAAARQLHREDAEASARMAEQGLALLDELLPGGGHRVLTHCNTGSLVSGGEGTAFAVALAAHRTGRLRRLWVDETRPLLQGARLTAYEAARAGMAYTLLTDNAAGSLFAAGEVDAVLIGADRITADGSVANKVGSYPLAVLARYHHVPFIVVAPVTTVDLETAEGASIEVEQRPGHEVTELVAPQVPVAGAAEAGGGIPVAPLGTQAYNPAFDVTPAELVTAIVTEEGVVSPVTAEALAEVCARSRRVTAG from the coding sequence ATGGCTGATCAGTACGCGCACAGCGGCGAGGACAAGCGGCCGACCGAGATCCCCGCGATCCGTTGGGAGGAGCCACCGGAAGGACCCGTTCTGGTCCTTCTCGACCAGACGAGGCTGCCGGCCGAGGAGGTCGAACTGGTCTGTACGGACGCGTCCGCGCTGGTGGAGGCGATCCGCTCGCTCGCCGTGCGCGGGGCGCCGCTGCTCGGTATCGCGGGGGCGTACGGTGTCGCGCTCGCGGCCGTGCGGGGCTTCGACGTGGACGAGGCGGCGGCCTCGCTGGCGAGTGCCCGGCCGACCGCGGTGAATCTGGCGCTCGGTGTGCGCCGGGCGCACTCGGCCCATGAGGCTGCGCTCGCCAAGGGCGGCGATGTCCGGCAGGCGGCCTCGGCGGCGCTGGCCGCGGCGCGGCAGTTGCACCGGGAGGACGCCGAGGCCAGTGCGCGGATGGCCGAGCAGGGGCTGGCGCTGCTGGACGAGCTGCTGCCCGGTGGCGGGCACCGGGTCCTCACCCACTGCAACACCGGTTCGCTGGTGTCGGGCGGGGAGGGGACGGCGTTCGCGGTGGCGCTCGCGGCGCATCGGACGGGCCGGCTGCGGCGGCTGTGGGTGGACGAGACGCGTCCGTTGCTGCAGGGCGCTCGCCTGACGGCGTACGAGGCGGCGCGTGCCGGGATGGCGTACACGCTGCTCACCGACAACGCGGCGGGGTCGCTGTTCGCCGCCGGCGAGGTGGACGCGGTGCTGATCGGGGCGGACCGCATCACGGCGGACGGGTCGGTGGCGAACAAGGTGGGGAGCTATCCGCTGGCGGTGCTGGCGCGGTACCACCATGTGCCGTTCATCGTGGTGGCGCCGGTGACGACGGTGGATCTGGAGACCGCGGAAGGGGCGTCCATCGAGGTCGAGCAGCGTCCCGGGCACGAGGTGACCGAGCTGGTGGCGCCGCAGGTGCCGGTGGCCGGTGCGGCGGAGGCGGGGGGCGGCATTCCGGTGGCGCCGCTGGGGACGCAGGCGTACAACCCGGCGTTCGACGTGACCCCGGCCGAGCTGGTGACGGCGATCGTGACGGAGGAGGGTGTGGTGTCGCCGGTGACGGCCGAGGCGCTCGCCGAGGTGTGTGCGCGGTCGCGCAGGGTGACGGCGGGCTGA
- the mtrA gene encoding two-component system response regulator MtrA has product MMSFMKGRVLVVDDDTALAEMLGIVLRGEGFEPSFVADGDKALAAFREAKPDLVLLDLMLPGRDGIEVCRLIRAESGVPIVMLTAKSDTVDVVVGLESGADDYIVKPFKPKELVARIRARLRRSEEPAPEQLAIGDLVIDVAGHSVKRDGQSIALTPLEFDLLVALARKPWQVFTREVLLEQVWGYRHAADTRLVNVHVQRLRSKVEKDPEKPEIVVTVRGVGYKAGPS; this is encoded by the coding sequence ATGATGTCGTTTATGAAGGGACGAGTCCTTGTCGTCGACGACGACACCGCACTGGCCGAGATGCTCGGCATCGTGCTGCGTGGTGAGGGTTTTGAGCCGTCTTTCGTTGCCGACGGTGACAAGGCGCTGGCCGCTTTCCGTGAGGCCAAGCCCGATCTGGTGCTGCTGGACCTGATGCTGCCCGGTCGGGACGGCATCGAGGTGTGCCGTCTGATCAGGGCGGAGTCCGGGGTGCCGATCGTGATGCTCACGGCGAAGAGCGACACGGTCGATGTCGTGGTGGGCCTGGAGTCGGGCGCCGACGACTACATCGTGAAGCCGTTCAAGCCGAAGGAGCTCGTCGCCCGGATCCGGGCGCGGCTGCGGAGGTCGGAGGAGCCCGCTCCGGAGCAGCTCGCCATCGGTGACCTGGTCATCGACGTGGCCGGGCACTCCGTGAAGCGGGACGGGCAGTCGATCGCGCTGACGCCGCTGGAGTTCGACCTGCTGGTCGCGCTCGCGCGCAAGCCGTGGCAGGTGTTCACGCGCGAGGTGCTGCTGGAGCAGGTGTGGGGCTACCGGCACGCGGCGGACACGCGGCTGGTCAATGTGCATGTGCAGCGGCTGCGCTCCAAGGTCGAGAAGGACCCGGAGAAGCCGGAGATCGTGGTGACCGTCCGTGGCGTCGGATACAAGGCAGGACCGAGCTGA
- the mtrB gene encoding MtrAB system histidine kinase MtrB encodes MSGDSAASAPGRSGARPGRPVGRKKAGSRWGRFLESGLLLQGGVQGSPVIRLFMRWVRRPLLPVMRLWRRNIQLKVVVTTLLMSLGVVLLLGFVVIGQVRNGLLDAKVKASQSQATGGFAVAKQRADEAASGTGDDVATADGRPAQNVIQWMSDLVSSLSSGGQGAFDVVTLPASDADGAGGRGPRASGEVDWSKSVPAALRERIGSSTAAAQSYSRVIYNNDTKDSQPALVIGKQVNDPNGDPYQLYYLFPLTQEEKSLSLVKGTLATAGLFVVVLLGAIAWLVVRQVVTPVRMAAGIAERLSAGRLQERMKVTGEDDIARLGEAFNKMAQNLQLKISQLEDLSRMQRRFVSDVSHELRTPLTTVRMAADVIHEAREDFDPITARSAELLADQLDRFESLLADLLEISRFDAGAAALEAEPIDLRDVVRRVVSGAEPLAERKGTRIRVSGDQQPVVAEADARRVERVLRNLVVNAVEHGEGRDVVVKLAAAGGAVAVAVRDYGVGLKPGEATRVFSRFWRADPARARTTGGTGLGLSIALEDARLHGGWLQAWGEPGGGSQFRLTLPRTADEPLRGSPIPLEPKDSRRNRGLDDAGLPCGGGDGEKRATVPAQPAGGPVPPGSARNPIPPRAASVAPTADPTALPGNGARVVPRPASGTRRPDDPVAGEQSARGEGQGPAGTAGGGCVSGTAGAGARDEGAGASAAGTARDEDAGDSAEAARDQGAGDSAGAARDGAGSGPAGKSRGPVVGRPRDKDNGSAGSGREAEPGDVDRQGEASRGR; translated from the coding sequence ATGTCCGGCGACAGTGCCGCTTCGGCGCCCGGACGGTCCGGGGCCCGCCCGGGGCGGCCTGTCGGGCGGAAAAAAGCGGGTTCCCGCTGGGGACGGTTCCTGGAGAGCGGGCTGCTGCTCCAGGGCGGGGTTCAGGGCAGCCCGGTCATCCGCCTGTTCATGCGGTGGGTGCGCCGGCCGCTGCTGCCCGTCATGCGGCTGTGGCGGCGCAACATCCAGCTCAAGGTCGTCGTCACGACGCTGCTGATGTCGCTGGGCGTGGTGCTGCTGCTGGGCTTCGTCGTCATCGGGCAGGTGCGCAACGGCCTGCTGGACGCCAAGGTGAAGGCGTCCCAGAGCCAGGCCACCGGCGGGTTCGCCGTGGCCAAGCAGCGGGCCGACGAGGCGGCGAGCGGGACCGGCGACGATGTCGCCACGGCGGACGGCCGTCCCGCGCAGAACGTCATCCAGTGGATGAGTGATCTGGTGTCCTCGCTGTCCAGTGGCGGGCAGGGCGCCTTTGACGTGGTCACGCTTCCGGCTTCCGACGCCGACGGGGCCGGTGGGCGCGGTCCGCGTGCCTCCGGTGAGGTGGACTGGAGCAAGAGTGTGCCCGCGGCGCTGCGGGAGCGGATCGGCAGCAGTACGGCGGCCGCGCAGAGCTACAGCCGCGTCATCTACAACAACGACACCAAGGACTCCCAGCCCGCCCTGGTCATCGGCAAGCAGGTCAACGACCCCAACGGCGACCCGTACCAGCTCTACTACCTCTTCCCGCTCACCCAGGAGGAGAAGTCGCTGAGCCTGGTCAAGGGGACGCTGGCGACGGCCGGGCTGTTCGTCGTGGTGCTGCTCGGGGCCATCGCCTGGCTGGTGGTGCGCCAGGTCGTCACGCCGGTGCGGATGGCGGCGGGGATCGCCGAGCGGCTGTCGGCCGGCCGGCTTCAGGAACGTATGAAGGTCACCGGCGAGGACGACATCGCGCGGCTCGGCGAGGCCTTCAACAAGATGGCCCAGAACCTTCAGCTGAAGATCAGCCAGCTGGAGGACCTGTCGCGCATGCAGCGCCGGTTCGTGTCGGACGTGTCGCACGAGCTGCGTACGCCGCTGACGACCGTACGGATGGCGGCGGACGTCATCCATGAGGCGCGGGAGGACTTCGACCCGATCACCGCGCGGTCGGCGGAGTTGCTCGCCGACCAGCTGGACCGGTTCGAGTCGCTGCTCGCGGACCTGCTGGAGATCAGCCGGTTCGACGCGGGTGCCGCTGCGCTGGAGGCGGAGCCGATAGACCTCAGGGACGTCGTGCGGCGGGTGGTCAGCGGGGCCGAGCCGCTCGCGGAGCGCAAGGGCACGCGGATCCGGGTCTCCGGCGACCAGCAGCCCGTCGTCGCTGAGGCCGACGCCCGGCGCGTGGAGCGCGTGCTGCGCAACCTCGTCGTGAACGCCGTCGAGCACGGTGAGGGCAGGGACGTCGTCGTCAAGCTCGCCGCGGCGGGCGGCGCGGTCGCCGTCGCGGTGCGGGACTACGGGGTCGGGCTGAAGCCGGGCGAGGCGACCCGGGTGTTCAGCCGCTTCTGGCGGGCCGACCCGGCACGCGCGCGTACCACGGGTGGTACGGGTCTGGGGCTGTCCATCGCCCTGGAGGACGCGCGGCTGCACGGCGGCTGGCTGCAGGCGTGGGGCGAGCCGGGCGGCGGGTCGCAGTTCCGGCTGACGCTGCCCAGGACCGCTGACGAGCCGCTGCGGGGCTCACCGATACCGCTGGAGCCCAAGGACTCACGGCGCAACCGGGGGCTCGACGACGCGGGTCTGCCGTGCGGCGGCGGGGACGGCGAGAAGCGGGCGACCGTACCGGCGCAGCCGGCGGGCGGTCCGGTGCCGCCGGGGTCGGCGCGGAACCCGATACCGCCGAGGGCGGCCTCCGTGGCCCCCACGGCCGATCCGACGGCGCTTCCCGGCAACGGGGCGCGCGTGGTGCCGCGGCCCGCCTCGGGGACGCGGCGGCCGGACGATCCGGTGGCAGGGGAGCAGTCGGCCCGCGGTGAGGGCCAGGGCCCTGCGGGCACGGCCGGTGGCGGCTGTGTGAGTGGTACGGCGGGGGCGGGCGCCCGGGACGAGGGTGCTGGTGCTTCGGCGGCCGGGACGGCTCGTGACGAGGATGCTGGTGATTCGGCCGAAGCGGCTCGGGACCAGGGCGCGGGCGATTCGGCCGGAGCTGCTCGGGACGGGGCCGGCAGTGGCCCTGCGGGGAAGTCGCGGGGGCCGGTCGTGGGGCGGCCGCGGGACAAGGACAACGGCTCCGCGGGCTCGGGCAGGGAAGCCGAGCCGGGAGACGTGGACAGGCAAGGGGAGGCATCTCGTGGGCGCTGA
- a CDS encoding LpqB family beta-propeller domain-containing protein — MGADREGRGRRTPARVMAYAAGGVLVLAGCASMPDSGDLRGVESTPRQDSQVRVFAVPPGEDAPPSEIVQGFLEALTSDDPHYKTARQYLTGEAAKTWRPELSTTVLTDGPGAKAEGAGGREDTGEISYTLTGTKVATVDAQQSYAPATGAYGRTVHLTQDKKSRQWRIDVLPQGVLMGQSDFQRNYMSVNKYYFASNTMAAGANTQPTAVADPVYVRRRVDPMTQMVRSVLNGPTRWLGPVVRSSVPTGTALAKDAGALTPDERNKLTVPLNDKAAGIGTNRCQEIAAQMLFTLRNLSPAVDEVELRAGGAELCSLTQEAADAAAFRPSARHPDYLYFVDDKDRLVRMPAGSNDTEPDTAPGALGEGDTALRSVAVSRDEHTAAGVGLDGRSLYVGSLVSGGSLGEPVLRSQGRTEKDRLTTPSWDADDGLWVADRDPENPRLMLLEEGKGDPLEVRTPHLDGRIQSVRVAADGVRIALVVEKGGKKTLLIGLIEREEKPGEKPAVRVVELRSATPELEEVTAMSWAGDSRLVVVGREHGGVEQMRYVQVDGSTPDVPAPAALTGVKEVTAAEDDRLPLVAYSVDGIVRLPSGAQWQKVTEGTAPVYPG; from the coding sequence GTGGGCGCTGACCGCGAGGGGCGCGGTCGGCGTACGCCCGCGCGCGTGATGGCGTACGCCGCCGGTGGCGTGCTGGTGCTGGCGGGGTGCGCCTCGATGCCGGACAGCGGGGATCTGCGGGGCGTGGAGTCCACGCCGCGCCAGGACAGCCAGGTGCGGGTGTTCGCCGTGCCGCCGGGGGAGGACGCGCCGCCCTCGGAGATCGTGCAGGGCTTCCTGGAGGCGCTCACCAGCGACGATCCGCACTACAAGACCGCGCGCCAGTACCTGACCGGTGAGGCCGCGAAGACCTGGCGGCCGGAGCTGTCCACCACGGTGCTCACGGACGGGCCGGGCGCCAAGGCCGAGGGCGCGGGCGGCCGGGAGGACACCGGCGAGATCTCTTACACGCTGACCGGCACCAAGGTGGCCACCGTGGACGCGCAGCAGTCGTACGCGCCGGCGACCGGGGCCTACGGCAGGACCGTGCACCTGACGCAGGACAAGAAGAGCCGGCAGTGGCGGATCGACGTGCTGCCCCAGGGCGTCCTGATGGGTCAGTCGGACTTCCAGCGCAACTACATGTCCGTCAACAAGTACTACTTCGCCTCCAACACCATGGCGGCCGGGGCGAACACGCAGCCCACGGCGGTCGCCGACCCCGTCTACGTCCGCCGCCGCGTGGACCCCATGACGCAGATGGTGCGCTCCGTGCTCAACGGGCCCACGCGGTGGCTCGGGCCCGTGGTCAGGTCGAGCGTTCCCACCGGTACGGCGCTGGCGAAGGACGCCGGGGCGCTGACGCCCGACGAGCGGAACAAGCTGACCGTCCCGCTCAACGACAAGGCCGCGGGCATCGGCACCAACAGGTGCCAGGAGATCGCGGCCCAGATGCTCTTCACGCTGCGCAACCTCAGCCCCGCGGTGGACGAGGTCGAGCTGCGGGCCGGCGGGGCCGAGCTGTGCTCGCTCACGCAGGAAGCGGCCGACGCGGCGGCCTTCCGGCCCTCGGCGCGCCACCCCGACTACCTGTACTTCGTCGACGACAAGGACCGGCTCGTACGGATGCCGGCCGGCAGCAACGACACCGAGCCGGACACGGCGCCGGGGGCGCTGGGCGAGGGCGACACGGCGCTGCGGTCGGTGGCGGTGTCGCGCGACGAGCACACCGCGGCCGGGGTCGGCCTCGACGGCAGGTCGCTGTACGTGGGGTCGCTGGTCTCGGGCGGTTCGCTGGGCGAGCCGGTGCTGCGCAGCCAGGGCCGGACCGAGAAGGACCGGCTGACCACGCCCAGCTGGGACGCGGACGACGGCCTCTGGGTGGCCGACCGTGACCCGGAGAACCCCCGGCTGATGCTGCTCGAGGAGGGCAAGGGCGATCCGCTCGAGGTGCGCACGCCGCATCTGGACGGGCGGATCCAGTCCGTGCGGGTGGCCGCCGACGGGGTGCGGATCGCGCTCGTCGTGGAGAAGGGCGGCAAGAAGACCCTGCTCATCGGGCTGATCGAGCGGGAGGAGAAGCCCGGCGAGAAGCCGGCCGTCCGAGTGGTCGAACTTCGCTCCGCGACGCCGGAGTTGGAGGAGGTCACGGCCATGTCGTGGGCCGGGGACAGCCGGCTCGTGGTGGTCGGGCGCGAGCACGGGGGCGTGGAGCAGATGCGGTACGTCCAGGTCGACGGCTCCACGCCGGACGTGCCGGCGCCCGCGGCCCTGACCGGCGTCAAGGAGGTCACCGCCGCCGAGGACGACCGGCTGCCGCTGGTGGCGTACTCGGTGGACGGGATCGTCCGGCTGCCGTCGGGTGCGCAGTGGCAGAAGGTGACGGAGGGGACGGCGCCGGTTTATCCGGGGTGA
- a CDS encoding ComF family protein, whose amino-acid sequence MRGWWQDLTDLVLPGECGGCGAPRTVLCAKCRAVLGGAVAHRVRPVPEPPGLPVVHAAARYADEVRATLLAHKERGALALAGPLGAALAGAVRAGLPGALRGSWPGAGGAWSRGVGAPVLLVPVPSGRRAVRARGHDPARRIALAAAGELRRSGVPARALGVLRQRRAVADQSGLNSRQRLDNLAGALAVAPGGARLLSEGPVVLVDDVMTTGASLAEAARAVRAAAGLVSNATRTGAVYRGETRESREEQNVGSTRERTGRWPARQGITGAGGVGGVVDVVCAAVVAASPDSFEINRN is encoded by the coding sequence ATGCGGGGGTGGTGGCAGGACCTCACCGACCTGGTGCTGCCGGGCGAGTGCGGGGGCTGTGGGGCGCCTCGTACGGTGCTGTGCGCGAAGTGCCGTGCGGTGCTGGGCGGGGCCGTGGCGCATCGGGTGCGGCCCGTGCCGGAGCCACCGGGGCTGCCGGTGGTGCACGCGGCGGCGCGGTACGCCGACGAGGTCCGGGCGACGCTGCTGGCCCACAAGGAACGGGGTGCTCTGGCGCTCGCAGGGCCGCTCGGGGCCGCTCTGGCGGGAGCGGTACGGGCGGGGCTTCCAGGTGCGCTCAGGGGGTCCTGGCCCGGGGCTGGAGGCGCGTGGTCGCGGGGCGTCGGGGCGCCTGTGCTGCTCGTGCCCGTTCCGTCCGGGCGGCGGGCCGTGCGGGCCCGGGGGCATGATCCGGCGCGGCGGATCGCGCTCGCGGCGGCGGGTGAGCTGCGGCGGAGCGGGGTGCCGGCCAGGGCGCTCGGTGTGCTGCGGCAGCGGCGGGCCGTGGCCGATCAGTCGGGGCTCAACTCCCGGCAGCGGCTGGACAATCTCGCGGGCGCGCTGGCGGTGGCGCCCGGTGGTGCCCGGCTGCTCTCCGAGGGCCCGGTCGTCCTCGTCGACGACGTGATGACGACAGGGGCGTCCCTCGCCGAAGCCGCGCGTGCCGTGCGGGCGGCGGCGGGGCTGGTTTCGAACGCTACGAGGACTGGGGCCGTGTACAGGGGAGAGACGAGGGAAAGCAGAGAAGAACAGAACGTCGGATCAACGCGAGAGAGGACGGGCCGATGGCCCGCGCGGCAGGGAATCACGGGCGCGGGCGGAGTCGGCGGAGTCGTTGACGTGGTGTGCGCGGCGGTGGTCGCGGCATCGCCGGACTCTTTCGAAATAAACCGGAACTGA
- the hpf gene encoding ribosome hibernation-promoting factor, HPF/YfiA family, whose product MDIVVKGRKTEVPERFRKHVAEKLKLEKIQKLDGKVISLDVEVSKEPNPRQADRCDRVEITLRSRGPVIRAEAAASDPYAALDLAAEKLEARLRRQHDKRFSRRGSRRIPAAEVADHVPGVATLNGNGLVPTPEEEPAAVPTKKIGSLEVQGDGPIVVREKTHVAAPMTLDQALYEMELVGHDFYLFVDSETKEPSVVYRRHAYDYGVIHLSTDTMVTQVHAPDAGGALGG is encoded by the coding sequence GTGGACATCGTCGTCAAGGGCCGCAAGACCGAGGTGCCCGAGCGGTTCCGGAAGCACGTGGCCGAGAAGCTGAAGCTGGAGAAGATCCAGAAGCTCGATGGCAAGGTGATCAGCCTCGACGTCGAGGTGTCCAAGGAGCCCAACCCCCGGCAGGCCGACCGCTGTGACCGAGTGGAGATCACGCTCCGCTCCCGCGGTCCGGTGATCCGGGCGGAGGCAGCGGCGAGCGATCCGTACGCGGCGCTCGACCTGGCGGCGGAGAAGCTGGAAGCCCGGCTGCGCAGGCAACACGACAAGCGGTTCTCGCGTCGTGGCTCGCGCCGGATCCCGGCCGCCGAGGTCGCCGATCACGTCCCGGGCGTGGCGACGCTCAACGGCAACGGCCTGGTGCCGACTCCGGAGGAAGAGCCGGCAGCCGTGCCCACGAAGAAGATCGGCTCGCTGGAGGTACAGGGTGACGGCCCCATCGTCGTCCGCGAGAAGACCCACGTCGCAGCGCCCATGACCCTCGACCAGGCTCTCTACGAGATGGAGCTGGTCGGGCACGACTTCTACCTGTTCGTCGACTCCGAGACCAAGGAACCGAGTGTCGTCTACCGACGGCACGCCTACGACTACGGCGTGATCCACCTCAGCACGGACACGATGGTCACCCAGGTGCACGCCCCCGACGCGGGCGGTGCGCTCGGCGGCTGA